The Nostoc sp. 'Lobaria pulmonaria (5183) cyanobiont' DNA window TCCCAATGCCCAATACCCAATTCCCAATGTCCAATGTCTAATGCCCAAAACCTAGAAAATCACACCTTTAAAGACTGTTTACACAGGTAGCATGTATGGAACAAGTTCCTGTTTCACTATGGACTCTGGTTGCTGGGATAGTAGTTACAGCAATCAGTATTTGGATTGGTCAGAATCACACTCTGATGCCAGTGCAAGCATCGCTACAAGCGCCTTTGGTAGACGGTTTTTTCAACATCATGTTTACCATTGCGATCGCACTCTTCTTGGTGGTAGAAGGAACAATTGTAGTTTTTTTGATTCAGTTTCGTCGCCGTCCGGGTGACGATACCGATGGCGTGCCAATAGAAGGTAACTTGCCCTTAGAAGTCTTTTGGACAGCAATTCCAACAGTGATTGTCCTCCTCTTGGGCATCTACAGTGTAGATGTTTTTAACCGAATGGGAGGCTTTGATCCTGCGGGTCATCCTCATTCAGCAGCTCATGTTGCTCAGATGCCGGGAACTGCTCTTGCTGCCACATTAAGCGATACTTCCCAAGCAACAACTGCCCCATCAATTGCCCCAACAATTGGCATTGGTGCGTCTCCTCAAACCCTAAACAAACCAGCCGATTTAGTTGTTGATGTCAAAGGGATACAATACGCCTGGTTATTTAACTACCCTGATAGTGGCATTACCTCTGGGGAATTGCACATACCCGTCGGTGCTGATGTGCAACTCAACCTTTCTGCACAAGATGTAATTCACTCATTTTGGGTGCCAAACTTCCGCCTGAAACAAGATGCGCTTCCTGGTATACCTACCGAACTACGATTTGTCGCCACCAAACCAGGTACATATCCCGTAGTTTGTGCTGAGTTGTGCGGTGGTTATCACGGTTCAATGCGGACAGAGGTAATTGTCCACACACCAGAAGACTATAAAACCTGGCGGACAGAAAACCAGATTGCTCAACAGCAAAACCTCAATCAAGTCGTTGCAGTTAATCCAGCCGACTTATCAACATCAGAGTTTCTCGCACCCCACACCCATGATATGGGAATTAGTGCAGCAACTCTAGAGTCAGTAGTCAAGTAGAGACGCGATTAATCGCGTCTGTACAAGAGTCACGCGTCTGTACAAGAGTCACATTTAATTAACTTTGGACGTTTGACCCTGAACTCCGCATAGTGGTACAAAAATATGACGCAGGTAGAATTTCCACGGAATACTCCACCAGAAGGAAAGAAACCGGAAATGGTGGCTGGCCACACCTCTCATCCGAAGGCGTGGAAATGGCAAGACTATTTTACATTTAATGTTGACCACAAAGTTATTGGTCTTCAATACCTAGTAACAGCGTTCGTGTTCTATCTGATCGGCGGACTGATGGCGATCGCTCTGCGGGTCGAATTAGCAACACCAGAATCAGACGTACTCGACCCCAATCTGTATAACGCTTTCATGACCAATCACGGGACGATTATGATCTTCCTGTGGATTGTCCCTAGCGCCATTGGGGGATTTGGTAACTTTTTGGTGCCCTTGATGGTCGGTGCTAGGGATATGGCTTTCCCGAAGCTGAATGCGATCGCCTTTTGGTTAAATCCACCAGCAGGTGCGCTCATATTAGGTAGTTTCATTTTTGGCGGATCGCAATCTGGTTGGACAGCTTATCCACCTTTGAGCTTGGTAACAGCACCAATCGCTCAAACTATGTGGATACTTGCGATCGTTTTGGTGGGAACTTCCTCAATTTTGGGTTCACTGAACTTTGTGATCACCATTTTGATGATGAAGGTTCCTAGCATGAAATGGGATCAAGTGCCCCTATTTTGCTGGGCAATCTTGGCAACCTCCCTGCTAGCACTTCTCTCCACACCTGTATTAGCAGCCGGTTTAATTCTGCTGTTGTTTGACCTCAACTTTGGTACTTCCTTCTTTAAACCAGATGCGGGCGGTAACGTTGTAATTTATCAACACTTATTCTGGTTTTATTCTCACCCGGCAGTATATTTAATGATTCTGCCCATCTTCGGCATCATGTCGGAGGTAATTCCAGTTCACTCCCGCAAGCCAATCTTTGGCTATAAAGCGATCGCTTATTCTAGTGTAGCAATCTGCGCTGTCGGTCTGTTCGTCTGGGTACACCACATGTTTACCAGTGGCACACCCGGTTGGATGCGGATGTTCTTCACTATCTCCACGCTCATAGTTGCAGTTCCTACTGGCGTGAAGATTTTTGCCTGGGTTGCTACTCTTTGGGGTGGTAAAATCCGCTTCACCAGTGCGATGCTTTTCGCCATTGGCTTATTGTCCATGTTTGTCATGGGCGGCTTAAGCGGTGTGACGATGGGAACAGCCCCTTTTGATATTCACATCCACGACACATATTATGTTGTCGGACATTTCCACTACGTTCTGTTTGGCGGTTCCGTGTTTGGCATTTACGCCGGCATTTATCACTGGTTCCCCAAAATGACCGGACGAATGCTGAATGAAACCTGGGGACGGATTCATTTCGCCCTCACCTTCATCGGCACTAATCTGACCTTTTTACCCATGCACGAGTTGGGTTTGCAAGGAATGCCGCGACGAGTGGCAATGTATGACCCCCAATTTATCGACCTCAATAAAATTTGTACCTATGGTTCAATTGTTTTGGGGATATCGGTAATTCCCTTTGCGATCAATATTATCTATAGTTGGCTGAAGGGACCTTTGGCTGGTGATAATCCTTGGCAAGCTTTGACCTTAGAATGGACAACTAGCTCACCACCTGCAATTGAAAACTGGGAAGTGTTGCCGGTTGTGACTCATGGCCCTTATGACTACGGTCATGGTCATAGTACTGAAGTACAGCCATCTGCAACGCCGGAAGCTACTGCTTAGTTAGTAGAGTGAGTAGTGCGATCGCACTCAAGGTGACTGCAATTTCTAGTCATTTAATTTGAGAACTCGAAACTCCAAGCTTGGAACTCGGAACTTGAGCATTATTACTCGGAACTCCAAGCTTAGAACTTGGAACTTCAAGCTTGGAACTCGAAACTCCGAGCTTGCAACTCGAAACTCCGAGCTTGCAACTCGAAACTTGAGCATTATTACTCGGAACTCCAAGCTTGGAACTCGAAACTTGAGCATTATTACTCGAAACTCCGAGATTAGAACTCGGAACTCCGAGCTTGGAACTTGAAACTCGGAATTTTGATCATTCCTGAACAAGTGAAGAGTTTGGTTAAATAAGGATTTTGGATGAAGAATGAAAATTTGCCGCTTCAGACTTCATTCTTTATTCAAGCTTCCACAACAGACAGAGTAGATAATATTGTCAAAAAATCTATGACTATAGGTACAACCACGAGCGAAGATCACAGTGTCGGACACGAAGAACATCCAGATTTAAGAGTTTGGGGACTGTTGACGTTCCTCGCCTCTGAATCCCTGATGTTTGGAGGATTTTTTGCCACTTATTTGTTTTTTCGAGGTACTACAGCCGTTTGGCCTCCAGAAGGAAGTGAAGTAGAACTACTTGTACCGACGATTAACACCATTATTTTGGTGTCTAGTAGTTTCGTCATTCACTTTGGTGATTCGGCGATTAAAAAGAATGATGTCAAGGGAATGCAACTGTGGTATGGAATTACTGCAATCATGGGGGCAATTTTCTTGGGTGGTCAGGTTTATGAGTACTCGACTTTAGCATACGGACTGACTACCAACGTCTTCGCCAACTGCTTTTATATCATGACTGGGTTCCACGGTTTGCACGTTTTTGTGGGACTGTTATTGATATTACGTGTATTGTGGCGATCGCGCCGTCCCGGTGAATATTCTGCAACCAATCATACTTTCATCGAAATGACAGAAATTTACTGGCACTTCGTAGATATTATCTGGATTGTCTTATTCACCTTAGTGTACGTTCTCACATTGTTTTAACACAAGTGAGGAGTTAGAAATTCTTAACTTCTAACTCCTCACTCCTAACTCCTAACTCCTAACTCTCAAAGAGATTATTATGCAACTTGATGCAAACAAATTATCATGGTTTCAGGTTCCAGAGGACATCAAAAATTTATTAATTCTAGCTGCACAAAAGTGGGAGAATACATCAGAATCGGAAAAGTATATTCAACAAGCTTTAGCCGAAACTGGTGAAAATACAGATGTCTTGGTAGCAGCATATAGATTTTTCTATTATAAAAATAATTATTCTCTCGCTTTGCAAACAACAGTCAAATTATTAGATAAAATTAAAGAACGAGAGAAACTTCCTGATGACTGGGAGCAACTTAAGCCTATATTAGTCAATCGCAAAGAAGACCCACAAATCCGATTGTACTTAAATGCTTATGCTGCTTCTGGACTAGTACTAGCGAATTTAGGTGAAATTGAGCAAGCAAAAGAAATCAGCACCAAAGTCAAAGAAATAGACGAGAAGAATGATTTCGGAGCCGGAATTCTCCTGGATATTTTGACACGTCCAGCAGAAGAAGATGATTAATTAGTCAA harbors:
- a CDS encoding cytochrome c oxidase subunit II; the encoded protein is MEQVPVSLWTLVAGIVVTAISIWIGQNHTLMPVQASLQAPLVDGFFNIMFTIAIALFLVVEGTIVVFLIQFRRRPGDDTDGVPIEGNLPLEVFWTAIPTVIVLLLGIYSVDVFNRMGGFDPAGHPHSAAHVAQMPGTALAATLSDTSQATTAPSIAPTIGIGASPQTLNKPADLVVDVKGIQYAWLFNYPDSGITSGELHIPVGADVQLNLSAQDVIHSFWVPNFRLKQDALPGIPTELRFVATKPGTYPVVCAELCGGYHGSMRTEVIVHTPEDYKTWRTENQIAQQQNLNQVVAVNPADLSTSEFLAPHTHDMGISAATLESVVK
- the ctaD gene encoding cytochrome c oxidase subunit I; protein product: MTQVEFPRNTPPEGKKPEMVAGHTSHPKAWKWQDYFTFNVDHKVIGLQYLVTAFVFYLIGGLMAIALRVELATPESDVLDPNLYNAFMTNHGTIMIFLWIVPSAIGGFGNFLVPLMVGARDMAFPKLNAIAFWLNPPAGALILGSFIFGGSQSGWTAYPPLSLVTAPIAQTMWILAIVLVGTSSILGSLNFVITILMMKVPSMKWDQVPLFCWAILATSLLALLSTPVLAAGLILLLFDLNFGTSFFKPDAGGNVVIYQHLFWFYSHPAVYLMILPIFGIMSEVIPVHSRKPIFGYKAIAYSSVAICAVGLFVWVHHMFTSGTPGWMRMFFTISTLIVAVPTGVKIFAWVATLWGGKIRFTSAMLFAIGLLSMFVMGGLSGVTMGTAPFDIHIHDTYYVVGHFHYVLFGGSVFGIYAGIYHWFPKMTGRMLNETWGRIHFALTFIGTNLTFLPMHELGLQGMPRRVAMYDPQFIDLNKICTYGSIVLGISVIPFAINIIYSWLKGPLAGDNPWQALTLEWTTSSPPAIENWEVLPVVTHGPYDYGHGHSTEVQPSATPEATA
- a CDS encoding cytochrome c oxidase subunit 3, coding for MTIGTTTSEDHSVGHEEHPDLRVWGLLTFLASESLMFGGFFATYLFFRGTTAVWPPEGSEVELLVPTINTIILVSSSFVIHFGDSAIKKNDVKGMQLWYGITAIMGAIFLGGQVYEYSTLAYGLTTNVFANCFYIMTGFHGLHVFVGLLLILRVLWRSRRPGEYSATNHTFIEMTEIYWHFVDIIWIVLFTLVYVLTLF